In Malus sylvestris chromosome 2, drMalSylv7.2, whole genome shotgun sequence, the genomic stretch TTACCTGTTCTTCCGAAAAGATCCACCATGCAGGCATAATGCTCGATTTCGGGTGATATCCCACGTTCCGCCATAGAGTTGAATACCAACCGGCCTTGCTCGACCAAGCCGCAATGGCTGCAGGCTGATAGAATACTTGAATATGTAATCCCATTAGGTTTTACTCCTGAAAGCTTCATCTGCAAGAAAAGATCTAGGGCACCTTCACCGTCCCCGTGCAGACCGTATCCATTAATCATCACATTCCACGACACGGAATCCTTTTCAACCAGCCCTTCAAACAGCTTCCTTGCACTCAATATGTTTCCGCATCTTGCAAGCATATTGATTAGGGCATTGCTGATAACCAGATCTTTGTCAAAGCCTTTTCGTATTGTGTACGCCGTTACAGAATCTGCAAGATTGAGGCTATTGAGTTGAACACAAGCAGAAACTAAACTCAGAACTGTCACATTGTCGGGTTCCAATCCCATCCGAAGCAATCCACGGAAAAATGAAACTGCAATTTCACTATTTTTAGTTTGAATCTGCACAGACAAGAACGCATTCCACAGCGAAATATCCTTCATGTTTCCCGTTTGGAACTGTAACAGGCAAGAGTTGATGTTCTCAAATCTAGCATACATGAACATAAGTGATGTATGGAGAGGGGTTTCTTCTACAATTCCGGTTCTGAAGGCGACAGCATGGATAGACTTACCCTGTAATTGTGTGCGGCATGCTGGCAATAAATTTAGCAAAGTTACGTAATTTGGTCTCTCATCATCCTTTATCATTTCACCAAACAAGACCCAAACCTCATTCTGTAAATTGTGGTTTCGGAAGCCAGTCATCAGAGCATTCCAAGACACCACACTCCTTGTTGGCATGACTTTGAAAAGTAACGTCCCAGCATCAAGGTCTCCACAGTTGCAATACATGCTAATAAGTGAATTTCCCATAGAAATGTCAGAAGAGAACCCTTTTTTTATAGCGTAACCATGAATAGCCATTCCTTGCCCTAAGCTTTCCTTCTCACCGAGACTAGGGAGTATGCTTATCAGGGTGACTAGGTCCAACTGGAAGCCCTCTTTCTGCATCTGGTGGTAAAAGGCAACCGCCTTTTCCATCTTGCAGTGGTGCACACAACCGGATATTAACGTGTTCCATGTTATGGAATTTTTTGTAGGCATTTCACGCAGCAAAGTAATTGAATAGGAGAGGCGATGACAATCAGAGTAAAATGCCAACAGGGCATTTGACAGATTGAGATTTGAGAGGAAACCCTTCCTAATACTAAATGCATGCACAGACTTCCCCACTAAATCCGCCTCAAGTTTGGAGCAAGCAGAAAGAACACTAACGATGGAGACTGCATCTGGAACAAACCCTGAAAATTGCATTTCACGAAATACACCGAGACTTAAATTCCATAGCCCGTTGTACACGTACCCAGAAATCATTGAGTTCCACAAAAGAAGGTTTTTACTGGGCATTGGCTCGAAAAGATACTGGGATGAATCAGTGTCTCCAAGCTTGGCATACATTGATACAAGGGCTGTTAGGATTGGCAGTTGATTTTCTGATCCATGTTTAATAACACAAGCATGAAGGGACTCGCCGAAAGAAAGGCTACTGGAATTCTCACATGAGGGAATAACGGACACGAAAGTGACGAAATTAGGCTGCAAGTCAACCCGAAGCATACAACGGAACATCGCAAAAGCTGAGATGGCCTTCTGCATTTGTGTGTATGCAGAAATCATAGCATTCCAAACAACAACATTCTTTTCCGGTACAGAATCAAACAAGTTTCTAGCACCACACAAATCCTCATCCCCGGCATACATTGAAATCAAAGCAGgaaccaaaaaattattcgacagGTAACCAGATTTGAGAGCAAAGCAATGTAGGGACTTACCGGTATGCATACACCCCAAGCGAGTGCAAACAGGAATAACAGTGGCCAGAGTGCTCAAATTCGGCTTCAAATTCATAACGAGAATCTCCCCGAAAACATCAAACGCTTCCCAATTCAATCCGTTCGACGAATAACCAGCAATGAGTGCATTCCAAGCAACCAAATCTGGTTGAGGAATTCTATCAATCATTTGACGTGCCATCCCCATACAACCGGTTTTCGCATAGAAATCAACCAATGCAGTCTGTATAACAAGGTTTTGCTCAAACCCAGTTCTTATCACGACTCCATGAACCTCTTTCCCAGTCCTAATCGCAGCCAGCGCCGCGCACGCCTTGATGACGAATGGAAACGTAAAGTCATCAGAAGGGCAACCGGAAGCCCCGGAATGGAGGTAGACATACAAGAGCTCATGGTATAAGCCATGATTGCTAAGGTACCGGATTACGAGGTTCTGCAGGCCAAGACTTGGCCTTTGGATTTGTTGGAATAGAGAGAGAGCTAAATGTGAAGAACCCAGATGAAAACAGGACCTGACGAATTGCTCCACCAGAAAAACATCCTTAACAAGTCCTTGTACGATGAGAAGGGAGGTGAGAGGCCTCAAGCCCTCGCAGGTTTTGCAGAGGTTTAGCAGACGGAGGAAGCGGGGTGTTCTCGAATTGATTGAAGAATGTTTGTGTCTGACAAGAGAGAGAATCAACGGGGAAGAAGACAGGGTATTGGAGTGTCGGAGGAAGGAACTCATTACTCCATTAAAGTTCTGAGATTGGAGCCAAAGCTAGCCGTTGAGGTTTCTATTTGATCATCTGGGTTACCCTACTTTAATATATTGAGAAAAGTACTCGAACTCGGATGCAAGAAGAAAAGTATTCGAACTCGGATGCAAGAAGACATGTACATGAGGTGCCTTCTCTCGCTCAATCGGCTCAACCCACATATGCAAAGGCATGTCTTTGTTTGAACCGACTAAAGTTTTTGTTCTGATCACAGAAACGAGATATAACATGAGCCCCAGAACACTTCGACAATTTTCAAATGGAAAGGGTCTCCGAACATTTTATAATGTAAAGGTTAGGAAACTGTTATTCACGCTTCAAAAATGTCATGCAACACTGTTCTCTTCCTcgttaaatttgagactcgagGTTAGCGCAAGTGGCGAGTAAGAAAGGGGAAATGAGTTACGATTACGGTGAGGTCAAAATTTCGATCCCTTCCATCGTAACCAAAATAATAGTAGTAATACCATCAATCATCATTGCATTTTTCGTgaacaaatatttaaaattttaccgACGTACCACCACCACGCTACAACACTAGGCATAGTTATATCCAAGATTTCTACAAAACAATGTTAAAGTGAAACGAAGGCTTTTGTTTAAAGTTATAAATACATCACACAGTAATTCTGCACGGGATCAGGATCTCGATATCACGCAGAAGGCTAAAACCTTTCGGGTTCTAATACCCGTATGCTGTTCTCTTCATCATCCTGATAAACTCATCAGCATTAACTTCTCCATCACCTGTACATTTCAAGTCATAAGCTCTGGAATTAGCAAAATTATGCTCAATGGATTTCAAAGCACGTAGAAGTAAAAGTTGAGGGTATCAAAGGAAGGACGGAAGGATTATATATTTAAGCACGTACGATCTCGGTCTGCTTCCTCAATCATCTCTTGGATCTCTCTGTCAGTGAAGTTCTCACCCAGATCCTTTGCAATGCTCTTAATGTCTGCTGCAGATATCTTTCCCTGAATTCAAATGCGGAAATAATGGAATTAGGTATTGACAGATTGAAACAAAACAAGTATTTGAAGTTGAACCACTCCAAACTGAAACAAATTTAACGTTTAATAAGCAAAACAATACATTGCGATCTAGGTCGATGAGCTGGAATGCTTTCATGAGCTCCTCCTTTGTGTCTCGTTCTCCAATTTTGGCGGTCATCATGTGAGCAAACTCATCAAAGTCGATAGCACCACTGCCATCCTTGTCAACATCTGCAATCATTTGATGAATTTGCTGCAGAGAAACAACATGTTCATTCAACACACCAAACACAGAATACCAAGTAGAAAGAGAACTACTACGATTCTCAAGAAATCTAAATAATGAGTTTGTTCACTAGCCCCCCTCCCCAAGGATTTTAGAGTAAGGAAACCAACGGATGAAAATATTACTCAGCCTCACTACCAGGTTTTATTTGGACCCAAGAAGAGCGAATTTAGAGATAAAGCATACACAATATAGTTATTGGAAAACTGTACTCATGCATTACAATATCATAGGTATGGCTCTCTCACTCTTCATCACACTCAAAAACAGACCCTGAAAAAACGAGGATAACTAGTGAATGTACAGAGGCGGATAAGTTACGTTACCTCTTCGGTCATCTCAAAACCGAGAGCCCTGTCACCGGAAAAACACAGTATCAGCCGTAGACATTTACATGACAGGCTAATCACAAAGCACGAGTTAAGAACTCATACCTCATGGCAACATTCAGCTCCTTGGCATCAATAGTGCCTAAACAATACAACATggtcaaaataaaaaactacGAATTTAATCAAACATTCTTATACAGACAATATAAGCCAACAACATCAAACCCTTCAAAAAAATCTTAATCAAAATACTAAATTTGCAGTACCCGAGCCATCGGTGTCGAATAACTCGAATGCCTCCTTAATCTCTTGCCTCTTTTGTTGAGTTAACCCGTGATGTCGCCCTCTGGGTTTCTCCTTCCTAGATGGCCCTCTGTAAAGGCTTGCCTATCAACCCATTACCAAATTCAGACAAAACCAAGTCAATCAAAACCCTACCCACCATCCAAAATTCATCAAATTCACAAAACCCAGATCCATATTTTTCAAACTCCATCAATCGATCAAATTAAATCGTTAAAAGTATGCAGTTTTCCCAAATAAGATCAACCAAACAATGAGCTAAAGATGTTGAAAGATTGAAAATTTGAGCTGGAAATTGCATTGAGATGCATACCATTGAGCGACGCGTGAAGTATGAAGGTCGAAGAAAGTGTCCTTCTCTGGAGGAATTTGATCTTTCTTCGCCCAGAAGCTCTGAGAAGGCCTTTGAGTGCAATGCAAATCAAATTTGGGAAGAAATTTGATGGGTTTTTGGGTGTTTTGATACTAATTGGGCcagaaattttatttattacgCGCCTAATTGTAGGGTCAACTGACTTTTTGGAGTTGATGGATTGGGCTGGGCCAGGTTTCAGTAGTCCAGTTTTAATCGGCTTAATATCTTTCTTATTTTACGTTTATTTGTGTCCAAGTCGAATTTTCatcttataataaaaattaaattaataaaaatatcatggttatggaaaattttaaaattctttatctcaaaatagaaaacaaaagtAATCTCAACATTGATGCaaaatttctttttaaataacATAAAGCAATACTAAATACCTCTTAATCTAAGTAACATTTGTATTTAATATTGAAAGAGCTCTCAAGTTTCGATAATAAAGAATGAAAatccaaatatataaaaacCTCTTAAGAGAAACTACATGTAATTTGTTCGACAGAGATCAATGAATTTTGTCTAAAATGCTTTAAGAACTGCTTTTAATTTATGCTTCTTGCGAAAAGATTGTCACATAAATTACAAGTCTTCTCTGTATCATATGTGTCCGAAGGGACCTAAACTTTTCTATTTGTTTATACCAAGGTTAAAAAACgctttgtttataccatatttagggcttcGTATTTAGacttcgtataaatactcgaggaacttaaatgtaattatgtggtaaaggaaatgacaaatatgtaataagtgaggagtccttattctataaaaggacccctcaccctcacaattaggagaagccaattcctaggctctctcacccctctcacatcccctttTATATTCATAGGTTCtatccctcacctctcagataaatacaataatcagtgtggacgtagtccaaaccttggggtgaatcacgatacatcttgtgttatttatatttctgcagattcatggtcggatttacattgttccaagacctccggttttgtacatcaacacaCTTCATATATAATACAAAAGCTATGCAACCCCAAACAAACTATAGAATATGCtaacaaatttaattttcaaaagaatTACTAGTCCATCATGCACGAATTCAGGATTTGAAAACAGATGACTACATTTGCTGAATTGTTCAAATTCATAGCCCCCAAAATGGAAGAAGACATTAGTATCTATGTAAGATCTCATGTATTGGGCTTTTCCTCGCAGTCAAAATGATTAGGAATATATGTAAATCCGTAAATATTTGAAATTCGTAGATTAGACATCATATTTAAACACAACCTCTAATTCCTACATTCCTATATCAGAATTTAGGAACAAGAAAAATAAGAGTACAAAATAATAAGGAAGAGACAAAAACAAACAGAAAGAAGAAGTGGAAGAGGAAAAGCTtcaggaaagaagaaagaagcaagaaatatgagagaagaagaaacaagagTGCAGAAACATTAAGAGCAGAAAAGAAGATCTGCACCCCGAAACAAAATGTGgtcttctgtttttctttttgcgTGGTTTAGGCTTAAGCCTATATATGGGTGGTTATATTTCTACCTAATTTTTGGTTAGTT encodes the following:
- the LOC126613878 gene encoding putative pentatricopeptide repeat-containing protein At3g05240 isoform X1, producing MSSFLRHSNTLSSSPLILSLVRHKHSSINSRTPRFLRLLNLCKTCEGLRPLTSLLIVQGLVKDVFLVEQFVRSCFHLGSSHLALSLFQQIQRPSLGLQNLVIRYLSNHGLYHELLYVYLHSGASGCPSDDFTFPFVIKACAALAAIRTGKEVHGVVIRTGFEQNLVIQTALVDFYAKTGCMGMARQMIDRIPQPDLVAWNALIAGYSSNGLNWEAFDVFGEILVMNLKPNLSTLATVIPVCTRLGCMHTGKSLHCFALKSGYLSNNFLVPALISMYAGDEDLCGARNLFDSVPEKNVVVWNAMISAYTQMQKAISAFAMFRCMLRVDLQPNFVTFVSVIPSCENSSSLSFGESLHACVIKHGSENQLPILTALVSMYAKLGDTDSSQYLFEPMPSKNLLLWNSMISGYVYNGLWNLSLGVFREMQFSGFVPDAVSIVSVLSACSKLEADLVGKSVHAFSIRKGFLSNLNLSNALLAFYSDCHRLSYSITLLREMPTKNSITWNTLISGCVHHCKMEKAVAFYHQMQKEGFQLDLVTLISILPSLGEKESLGQGMAIHGYAIKKGFSSDISMGNSLISMYCNCGDLDAGTLLFKVMPTRSVVSWNALMTGFRNHNLQNEVWVLFGEMIKDDERPNYVTLLNLLPACRTQLQGKSIHAVAFRTGIVEETPLHTSLMFMYARFENINSCLLQFQTGNMKDISLWNAFLSVQIQTKNSEIAVSFFRGLLRMGLEPDNVTVLSLVSACVQLNSLNLADSVTAYTIRKGFDKDLVISNALINMLARCGNILSARKLFEGLVEKDSVSWNVMINGYGLHGDGEGALDLFLQMKLSGVKPNGITYSSILSACSHCGLVEQGRLVFNSMAERGISPEIEHYACMVDLFGRTGNLTEAYGIVRALPFKPSTSMLESLLGACRIHEDVELGERIGRMLSESDPENSRSHVMLYNVYAAAGRWGDAERVRSEMEERHMRKVPGFSLVMGIGFNDKEVY
- the LOC126613878 gene encoding pentatricopeptide repeat-containing protein At3g16610-like isoform X2, with protein sequence MSSFLRHSNTLSSSPLILSLVRHKHSSINSRTPRFLRLLNLCKTCEGLRPLTSLLIVQGLVKDVFLVEQFVRSCFHLGSSHLALSLFQQIQRPSLGLQNLVIRYLSNHGLYHELLYVYLHSGASGCPSDDFTFPFVIKACAALAAIRTGKEVHGVVIRTGFEQNLVIQTALVDFYAKTGCMGMARQMIDRIPQPDLVAWNALIAGYSSNGLNWEAFDVFGEILVMNLKPNLSTLATVIPVCTRLGCMHTGKSLHCFALKSGYLSNNFLVPALISMYAGDEDLCGARNLFDSVPEKNVVVWNAMISAYTQMQKAISAFAMFRCMLRVDLQPNFVTFVSVIPSCENSSSLSFGESLHACVIKHGSENQLPILTALVSMYAKLGDTDSSQYLFEPMPSKNLLLWNSMISGYVYNGLWNLSLGVFREMQFSGFVPDAVSIVSVLSACSKLEADLVGKSVHAFSIRKGFLSNLNLSNALLAFYSDCHRLSYSITLLREMPTKNSITWNTLISGCVHHCKMEKAVAFYHQMQKEGFQLDLVTLISILPSLGEKESLGQGMAIHGYAIKKGFSSDISMGNSLISMYCNCGDLDAGTLLFKVMPTRSVVSWNALMTGFRNHNLQNEVWVLFGEMIKDDERPNYVTLLNLLPACRTQLQGKSIHAVAFRTGIVEETPLHTSLMFMYARFENINSCLLQFQTGNMKDISLWNAFLSVQIQTKNSEIAVSFFRGLLRMGLEPDNVTVLSLVSACVQLNSLNLADSVTAYTIRKGFDKDLVISNALINMLARCGNILSARKLFEGLVEKDSVSWNVMINGYGLHGDGEGALDLFLQMKLSGVKPNGITYSSILSACSHCGLVEQGRLVFNSMAERGISPEIEHYACMVDLFGRTESMRTLNLAKELVGCFRNRTRKTRDRM
- the LOC126613883 gene encoding probable calcium-binding protein CML20; its protein translation is MASLYRGPSRKEKPRGRHHGLTQQKRQEIKEAFELFDTDGSGTIDAKELNVAMRALGFEMTEEQIHQMIADVDKDGSGAIDFDEFAHMMTAKIGERDTKEELMKAFQLIDLDRNGKISAADIKSIAKDLGENFTDREIQEMIEEADRDRDGEVNADEFIRMMKRTAYGY